The proteins below come from a single Eubacterium limosum genomic window:
- a CDS encoding NUDIX hydrolase: MRFFEKTIASKEIYNGRILNLKVDEVELPDGGTSFRELVDHKQGVGILPVRGNRIIFVRQFRKAIEKVILEIPAGLVEVGEDPKEAAVRELQEEIGLKPLDLHFLGEMWPSPGFTNEVTTLFMASQFVIEPRKQDDDEFIEIVEMPIRTVRALYLKGKFSDAKTACVLGRFFSLM; encoded by the coding sequence ATGAGATTTTTTGAAAAAACCATTGCGTCTAAAGAGATTTACAATGGACGCATCTTAAATTTAAAGGTCGACGAAGTCGAGCTTCCGGATGGAGGTACTTCTTTCCGGGAACTGGTAGACCACAAGCAGGGTGTCGGTATTTTGCCTGTCAGAGGAAACCGGATTATTTTCGTGCGCCAGTTTAGAAAGGCCATCGAAAAAGTGATCCTGGAGATACCGGCTGGTCTGGTTGAAGTGGGTGAAGATCCAAAAGAGGCAGCGGTGCGGGAGTTACAGGAGGAAATTGGCCTGAAGCCCCTGGATTTGCACTTTTTAGGAGAAATGTGGCCCTCACCGGGATTTACCAATGAAGTGACCACTTTATTTATGGCGTCTCAATTTGTTATTGAGCCGAGAAAACAGGATGATGATGAATTCATCGAAATTGTCGAAATGCCTATACGGACAGTCCGAGCGCTTTACCTCAAAGGAAAGTTTTCAGACGCAAAGACTGCCTGTGTTTTAGGTCGCTTTTTTTCTCTTATGTAA
- the ftsZ gene encoding cell division protein FtsZ, whose translation MIELDGYNDNFARIRVIGVGGGGNNAVNRMIESGLKGVDFISINTDNQALALTLAEKRLQIGEKTTGGLGAGGNPEMGQKSAEESRDAIADLIQETDLLFITAGMGGGTGSGAAPIIAKIAREMGILTIGVVTKPFSFEGRVRMRNAQIASDFLQDNVDALVTIPNDRLLRMADKTTSLRDAFKLADDVLLQGVKSISDLISMPGLVSLDFADVKTIMKDAGLAHMGVGRASGENRAEEAAKEAILSPLLETEIDGATGVLLNITAGEDLSLFEVDRAATIAREASDEDANVIFGATIDESFGDEIQITVIATGFLPAEEVEAKKAAILNSANAAAANTTAKPETKTTSAAGEFAIPGFLSNED comes from the coding sequence GTGATTGAATTAGATGGCTACAATGATAATTTTGCGAGAATTCGTGTAATTGGTGTTGGCGGCGGCGGGAACAATGCCGTTAACCGCATGATCGAATCAGGTCTGAAGGGTGTTGACTTCATATCCATCAATACTGATAATCAGGCATTAGCCCTGACCCTGGCTGAAAAACGCCTTCAGATTGGTGAAAAGACCACCGGCGGTCTTGGTGCAGGCGGTAACCCGGAAATGGGTCAGAAGTCTGCAGAAGAAAGCCGTGATGCCATTGCAGATTTAATTCAGGAAACAGATCTGTTATTTATCACTGCTGGTATGGGCGGGGGAACCGGTTCCGGTGCTGCGCCGATCATTGCAAAAATTGCCCGTGAAATGGGAATCTTAACCATTGGTGTTGTCACCAAGCCATTCTCTTTTGAAGGCCGAGTCCGCATGCGCAACGCTCAGATTGCCAGTGATTTCCTTCAGGATAATGTCGATGCGCTGGTTACCATTCCAAATGACCGTTTATTAAGAATGGCCGATAAGACCACTTCCTTAAGAGACGCTTTCAAGCTGGCGGATGATGTCTTATTACAGGGTGTTAAAAGTATTTCTGACCTGATCTCTATGCCAGGTCTCGTAAGCCTTGACTTTGCCGATGTTAAGACTATCATGAAGGATGCCGGTCTGGCGCACATGGGTGTTGGCCGTGCCTCCGGTGAAAACCGTGCAGAAGAAGCTGCAAAAGAAGCGATCTTAAGCCCGCTTCTGGAAACCGAAATTGACGGCGCTACCGGCGTACTTTTAAATATTACCGCAGGTGAAGACCTGTCACTCTTTGAAGTCGACAGAGCCGCTACCATTGCGAGAGAAGCTTCTGACGAAGACGCTAACGTTATCTTTGGTGCGACCATTGATGAAAGTTTTGGCGATGAAATCCAGATTACTGTTATCGCGACTGGTTTCTTACCGGCAGAAGAAGTGGAAGCTAAAAAAGCTGCTATCCTGAACAGCGCAAACGCTGCTGCTGCAAACACGACTGCTAAGCCTGAAACCAAAACAACCAGCGCCGCTGGCGAATTTGCGATTCCTGGATTTTTAAGCAACGAAGACTAA
- a CDS encoding cell division protein FtsQ/DivIB, which produces MDEKLQRRKKLKKNKRKRLLKYVTLLVVVVSILFVFIFVMASAISAGVFNIKHIEVIGNEVVDSETIVETSGINEGESIFWVDLNKAHYNIEELINVEKLEITKVMPDKIVIKVKEAPAICAVNYDGKINYINREGLLVERSEYLRKTDIPIVTGFTDITIDKIGHPVTFNPDWKFDTVMEILKTFQNDGNLAKISEVGITENNTYRIITKNNVVMTVSDLDNFKGSYDYINTVFAENKSNLDINLTTGGNKPILKPR; this is translated from the coding sequence ATGGATGAAAAGCTGCAAAGACGTAAAAAATTAAAAAAAAATAAAAGGAAAAGACTGCTAAAATATGTTACACTATTAGTGGTTGTTGTTTCTATTTTATTTGTCTTTATTTTTGTCATGGCAAGCGCCATTTCCGCCGGTGTGTTTAATATCAAGCATATTGAAGTAATTGGGAATGAAGTTGTCGATAGCGAAACAATTGTAGAAACTTCGGGAATCAATGAAGGTGAGAGCATTTTTTGGGTAGATTTAAATAAGGCTCATTATAATATTGAGGAACTCATAAATGTTGAAAAGCTGGAGATTACAAAAGTCATGCCGGACAAAATCGTGATCAAAGTAAAGGAAGCACCGGCAATCTGCGCGGTTAATTACGATGGTAAGATCAATTATATCAACCGTGAGGGGCTTCTGGTTGAGCGCAGCGAGTATCTGCGCAAAACGGATATCCCCATTGTTACGGGCTTCACGGATATTACCATTGATAAAATCGGGCATCCGGTAACCTTTAATCCGGACTGGAAGTTTGACACAGTCATGGAGATTCTGAAGACTTTTCAGAATGACGGAAACCTTGCGAAGATTTCGGAAGTGGGTATTACGGAAAATAATACTTATCGGATCATTACAAAAAATAATGTGGTTATGACCGTGTCGGATCTGGATAACTTTAAAGGCTCTTATGATTATATCAATACGGTTTTTGCCGAGAACAAGAGTAATCTGGACATCAATCTGACCACTGGCGGTAACAAACCGATTCTGAAACCAAGATAA
- a CDS encoding site-2 protease family protein, which yields MFSANYFINLLLSLPGILVAISFHEMAHGYAADAMGDPTPKLAGRLTVNPLKHIDPIGFISMLLFRFGWAKPVPVNPNNFKNHRKGIIVVSLAGCFTNLLLGFISLIAIYAVSPFANVYLLQILQYLYLYNLMFAVFNLIPIPPLDGSQILAEFLPYNAKQKFYQFSRYGMIILLLLVVFNVFGLIITPIINGIDGLFRMILNPLFLMLWS from the coding sequence ATGTTTAGCGCAAATTATTTTATCAACCTGCTGCTGAGCCTGCCCGGTATTTTAGTCGCCATTTCTTTTCATGAAATGGCCCACGGCTACGCGGCGGATGCGATGGGGGATCCAACCCCGAAACTGGCGGGACGACTGACGGTTAATCCCCTTAAGCACATTGACCCCATCGGTTTTATCAGTATGCTGCTTTTTCGTTTTGGCTGGGCAAAGCCTGTGCCGGTTAATCCGAATAATTTTAAAAATCATCGGAAGGGAATCATTGTTGTCAGTCTGGCGGGCTGCTTCACAAACCTTTTGTTAGGCTTTATTTCGCTCATTGCGATCTACGCGGTTTCGCCCTTTGCCAACGTGTATCTGCTGCAGATTCTGCAGTATTTGTACCTGTATAACCTGATGTTTGCAGTCTTTAACCTTATTCCCATTCCACCCCTCGATGGGTCACAGATTCTGGCTGAGTTTTTGCCTTACAATGCAAAACAGAAATTCTACCAGTTTTCACGTTATGGGATGATCATTCTGCTGCTGCTGGTTGTATTTAATGTGTTCGGTCTGATTATTACACCCATCATCAACGGGATTGATGGTTTATTTAGAATGATATTAAACCCACTTTTTTTAATGCTTTGGTCATAA
- the murD gene encoding UDP-N-acetylmuramoyl-L-alanine--D-glutamate ligase has product MSEKILVIGAARSGVAVSKLLMDCGKAVILTDNRPEDVVLAEFPQVRETLAELEVKGIETVFGRQIDTKVINEIDRVVTSPGVPLTIPIIAEAYRCGVPVIGEAELAYCMTKAPFVAITGTNGKTTTTTLTGEIFKNSGRKTYTVGNIGDPISNYVMEAAPEDVFVTEISAFQLETINKFRPVASAILNLSPDHMDRYGTMENYIAAKARIFENQRGEDFLVLNADDEQVCELGRQAQCRKYYFSLDKKVAQGAYAMDGGIFINDNESVIPICRIEEMGIKGPHNVQNALAATVLAYFMGVDVVSITETLKSFGGVEHRQEFVATIDGVDYINDSKGTNTNAAIVALNAMTKPVILIAGGYDKKEDYSEFIEVVRKKVKRMVLVGATASQIEETAEGQGYYSTVRVGDYDEAVKVASECAAPGDVVLLSPACASWDMFDNFEIRGQVFKDLVKRIGSN; this is encoded by the coding sequence TTGAGTGAAAAGATTTTAGTGATTGGAGCTGCCCGCAGCGGTGTGGCGGTTTCAAAGCTTTTAATGGATTGCGGCAAGGCAGTGATACTGACCGATAATCGTCCTGAGGACGTGGTTCTGGCAGAGTTTCCCCAGGTACGGGAGACCTTGGCAGAGCTTGAGGTAAAAGGCATCGAAACCGTTTTTGGAAGACAGATCGACACCAAGGTTATCAATGAGATTGACCGTGTGGTCACAAGCCCGGGCGTGCCGTTAACCATTCCGATCATTGCCGAGGCATACCGCTGCGGCGTTCCTGTTATCGGCGAGGCTGAGCTGGCGTACTGTATGACAAAGGCCCCTTTTGTAGCCATCACCGGCACCAACGGCAAAACCACCACCACCACACTCACGGGTGAGATCTTTAAAAACAGCGGCCGGAAAACCTACACGGTGGGCAATATCGGGGACCCCATCAGCAACTATGTAATGGAAGCAGCGCCCGAGGATGTCTTTGTGACAGAGATCAGCGCGTTTCAGCTGGAGACCATCAATAAATTCCGTCCAGTCGCTTCGGCCATATTAAACCTGTCTCCAGACCATATGGACCGGTACGGCACCATGGAAAATTACATTGCCGCCAAGGCCCGCATTTTTGAAAACCAGCGCGGCGAGGACTTTTTGGTGCTCAACGCCGATGACGAGCAGGTCTGTGAGCTGGGCCGTCAGGCGCAGTGCCGGAAGTACTATTTCAGTCTGGATAAAAAGGTGGCCCAGGGCGCCTACGCCATGGACGGCGGTATTTTTATCAATGACAATGAATCGGTCATTCCAATCTGCCGTATCGAGGAGATGGGCATAAAAGGCCCTCACAACGTGCAGAACGCTCTTGCGGCCACAGTGCTCGCATATTTTATGGGAGTGGACGTGGTCAGCATCACGGAGACGCTGAAGTCCTTCGGTGGGGTAGAACACCGCCAGGAATTTGTGGCGACCATCGACGGTGTGGATTATATCAACGATTCCAAGGGCACCAACACCAACGCGGCCATCGTGGCTCTGAACGCTATGACCAAACCGGTCATCCTCATCGCCGGAGGCTACGATAAAAAAGAAGACTATAGCGAATTTATCGAGGTGGTCAGGAAAAAGGTCAAACGCATGGTGTTAGTCGGAGCGACTGCTTCCCAGATTGAGGAGACAGCCGAGGGCCAGGGCTATTACAGCACTGTGCGTGTGGGCGATTATGACGAGGCGGTCAAGGTCGCCTCGGAGTGTGCCGCTCCCGGCGATGTGGTGCTGCTGTCACCGGCCTGTGCCAGCTGGGATATGTTTGACAATTTTGAAATCAGAGGACAGGTCTTTAAGGATTTAGTGAAGCGAATCGGGAGTAACTGA
- the murG gene encoding undecaprenyldiphospho-muramoylpentapeptide beta-N-acetylglucosaminyltransferase, producing MKILVAAGGTGGHIYPGLAIADKLKERLPDAEILFIGSQVGMEKNIVPKEGYPIEYIRVRGFERELSLETLAAVKGIFDGISDSKKVLKRHQPDLVVGTGGFTCGPLLLEAAKRGIPTMIHEQNAYPGKTNRMLGKKVDRVAISFKEAAEYFPEDKTFLAGNPVRDVFKQTDRKALRDKLGLKENQRLVVIMGGSQGAGSINNAAASFIARNADNPDIVVYHLTGRGQYDKVLEKLKENDVKLDDCRNINVLAYSDDVHTLIGAGDLVVSRSGAMSVAEIAAVGIPSILVPYPMAAGNHQEFNARVITDNGGGILIHDTELTPDLLAETIPALLRDEKGLEKMRSATKERAILDAGDRICAEALKLIK from the coding sequence ATGAAAATTTTAGTAGCGGCCGGCGGCACCGGAGGCCATATCTATCCGGGGCTGGCCATTGCAGATAAACTAAAGGAGCGCCTGCCCGATGCCGAGATCCTTTTTATCGGCTCACAGGTAGGCATGGAAAAAAACATTGTGCCCAAGGAGGGCTATCCCATTGAGTACATCCGAGTCCGCGGCTTTGAGCGTGAGCTGTCGCTTGAAACGCTGGCAGCGGTCAAGGGAATCTTTGACGGCATCTCAGATTCAAAAAAGGTTTTGAAAAGGCATCAGCCGGACCTGGTGGTTGGGACTGGCGGCTTCACCTGCGGTCCGCTGCTTCTCGAGGCAGCGAAGCGGGGCATTCCCACCATGATCCATGAGCAGAACGCCTACCCAGGCAAGACAAACCGGATGCTTGGGAAAAAAGTGGACCGCGTGGCCATCAGCTTTAAAGAGGCCGCCGAGTATTTTCCGGAGGATAAGACATTTCTGGCAGGCAACCCAGTGCGTGACGTGTTTAAACAGACCGACCGCAAGGCCCTCAGGGATAAGCTTGGCCTGAAGGAAAACCAGCGTCTGGTCGTCATCATGGGCGGCAGCCAGGGGGCTGGGAGTATCAACAATGCGGCCGCTTCGTTTATTGCCAGGAATGCAGATAATCCGGATATTGTCGTTTATCACCTGACCGGGAGAGGACAGTACGATAAAGTCCTAGAAAAATTAAAGGAAAATGATGTAAAATTAGACGATTGCCGTAATATAAACGTGTTAGCGTACAGCGATGATGTCCACACCCTTATCGGCGCTGGAGATCTGGTTGTCAGCCGTTCTGGGGCCATGTCGGTGGCTGAGATTGCCGCAGTGGGTATTCCATCCATTTTGGTGCCCTACCCAATGGCAGCAGGAAACCATCAGGAATTCAATGCCCGTGTTATTACGGATAACGGCGGCGGTATCCTGATCCATGACACCGAGCTGACCCCGGACCTGCTGGCCGAAACCATTCCGGCCCTGCTCCGGGATGAAAAGGGGCTTGAAAAAATGCGGAGTGCCACAAAAGAACGGGCAATACTGGATGCAGGTGACCGGATTTGTGCAGAAGCTTTGAAGCTGATCAAATAA
- the lysA gene encoding diaminopimelate decarboxylase has translation MTENFIFSGHDTVVLAQKYGTPLYVMSEDILRGNINRIKDAFESAGADYDVNYAGKTFLNMGMCRIIASEGISLDVASGGELYTAVKSGFNPARICFHGSNKNQAELEMALGYKVGRIVVDSEWELERLHLLTEELEQPVKVLFRVSPGIEAHTHELIQTGKIDSKFGLPLSQAREIIGRTKEMEFVETVGIHCHIGSQIADEKPFLLASEVMLDLYKALLSDGLNLTEINLGGGFGIPYLKEDPSFDVTNYIPKMVDHMREMAEQRQVPMPKIVVEPGRSVAAPAGITLYTVGTVKEIPGLKKYVSVDGGMADNPRPALYGADYDAVICNKPQDEALMEEVTVSGKACETDTLIKSIKLPSPQPGDTLAVLHTGAYNYSMASNYNRLRRPAVVLLKGDQSAILVERESFEDLVKNDRIPSWLEG, from the coding sequence ATGACAGAAAATTTTATATTCTCCGGTCATGACACGGTGGTGTTAGCGCAAAAATACGGCACGCCACTTTACGTTATGAGCGAAGATATTTTAAGAGGGAACATTAACCGTATTAAGGATGCCTTTGAATCGGCGGGCGCGGATTATGATGTGAACTATGCCGGCAAAACCTTTTTAAATATGGGAATGTGCCGGATCATTGCAAGTGAGGGCATCTCTCTGGACGTGGCATCGGGCGGAGAACTTTATACTGCTGTAAAAAGTGGTTTTAATCCTGCACGTATCTGCTTTCATGGCAGCAATAAAAACCAGGCAGAGCTGGAAATGGCCCTCGGCTACAAGGTAGGCCGTATCGTTGTCGACAGCGAATGGGAGCTGGAACGGCTGCATCTTTTGACTGAGGAGCTTGAGCAGCCTGTCAAGGTGCTGTTTCGGGTATCTCCCGGCATTGAAGCCCATACCCATGAGCTTATACAGACAGGGAAGATTGACTCCAAATTTGGCCTGCCATTGAGCCAGGCCCGTGAGATTATCGGCCGCACAAAAGAAATGGAGTTTGTGGAGACTGTCGGCATTCATTGTCACATCGGCTCTCAGATCGCAGATGAAAAGCCTTTCTTACTGGCTTCGGAAGTTATGCTTGATCTTTATAAGGCATTGCTCTCCGATGGGCTTAATCTGACTGAGATTAATCTGGGCGGCGGCTTTGGTATTCCTTACTTGAAGGAAGATCCCAGCTTTGACGTCACTAACTATATTCCTAAAATGGTCGACCATATGCGTGAGATGGCTGAGCAGAGACAGGTTCCGATGCCTAAAATCGTGGTAGAGCCTGGCCGTTCAGTAGCGGCTCCGGCAGGTATTACTTTATATACGGTGGGAACTGTCAAAGAAATCCCGGGACTCAAAAAGTACGTAAGTGTTGACGGGGGTATGGCAGATAATCCCCGCCCGGCGCTTTACGGAGCGGACTATGATGCCGTGATCTGCAATAAACCTCAGGATGAAGCATTGATGGAAGAAGTAACAGTCAGCGGTAAAGCGTGTGAGACAGATACCTTAATTAAATCCATTAAGCTGCCGTCTCCTCAGCCAGGCGATACGTTGGCAGTGCTTCATACAGGGGCCTATAATTATTCAATGGCCAGCAACTATAATCGTCTCAGAAGGCCGGCAGTTGTCCTTTTGAAGGGCGATCAGTCAGCAATACTGGTTGAACGTGAAAGCTTTGAGGATCTGGTCAAGAATGACAGGATTCCTTCCTGGCTCGAGGGCTGA
- the ftsW gene encoding putative lipid II flippase FtsW: MKKGKVDRPFVIALLILVGFGLLMVFSASMYSSTVDGSKGYSLFLKQFGFVALGLVVMGFMSNIDYRKYNNKKISMILLGVTVFLLLLVLIPGIGVEVNDARRWLNVGIGQFQPSELAKVTGILYLSSLLAREPEVLNGGTWEFTKQCMAPIFLICGITAIEPSLSAAMAIGFGMVAVLYFAGVRFKRFAPYAAVGVAGVVVLMIIEPWRLERFNVFLGRGSVDYQITQSLLAIGTGGIFGQGLGNGKQKFLFLPELQNDFIFANIGEEFGLIGCVFVLGLFAFIIWRGFKIANTSPDRFGYLYTSSVMLLLGFQVFVNVGVATSVIPVTGMALPFVSAGGTSMVVLFAMLGPILNISRQADLRKRKGRRK; encoded by the coding sequence ATGAAAAAAGGAAAAGTAGACAGGCCGTTTGTCATCGCTCTGTTGATTTTGGTAGGCTTTGGCCTCCTGATGGTCTTTAGCGCCAGCATGTATTCTTCAACAGTCGACGGCAGCAAGGGCTACTCGCTCTTTCTCAAGCAATTTGGGTTTGTGGCGCTGGGGCTCGTTGTAATGGGCTTTATGAGTAATATCGATTATCGCAAATACAATAATAAGAAAATCAGCATGATTTTGCTGGGCGTGACGGTCTTTCTGCTGCTCCTTGTATTGATACCGGGCATCGGGGTAGAGGTCAATGATGCCAGGCGGTGGCTGAATGTCGGCATCGGCCAGTTCCAGCCCTCGGAGCTCGCAAAGGTCACGGGCATTCTTTATCTCTCCTCCCTGCTAGCGCGGGAGCCGGAGGTACTGAACGGCGGCACCTGGGAATTTACAAAGCAGTGTATGGCGCCGATTTTCCTGATCTGCGGCATCACAGCCATCGAGCCCTCACTGAGCGCGGCCATGGCAATTGGCTTCGGTATGGTGGCAGTGCTCTATTTTGCAGGGGTACGCTTTAAACGCTTCGCGCCCTATGCGGCAGTCGGCGTGGCGGGGGTCGTTGTGCTGATGATCATTGAGCCCTGGCGTCTGGAACGCTTTAATGTATTCTTAGGCCGCGGGAGCGTTGACTATCAGATCACCCAGTCACTCTTAGCCATTGGGACTGGTGGCATTTTCGGGCAGGGGCTGGGCAATGGCAAGCAGAAATTTCTGTTCCTGCCAGAGCTCCAGAATGACTTTATTTTCGCCAATATTGGCGAGGAATTTGGCCTTATCGGCTGTGTCTTTGTTCTGGGCCTTTTCGCCTTTATTATCTGGCGGGGCTTCAAAATTGCCAACACGTCGCCGGACCGGTTCGGTTACCTTTACACCAGCAGTGTCATGCTGCTGCTGGGCTTTCAGGTGTTTGTAAACGTGGGGGTCGCCACCTCGGTCATCCCGGTTACCGGGATGGCGCTGCCTTTTGTCAGCGCTGGCGGTACCTCGATGGTGGTGCTCTTTGCCATGCTGGGGCCCATACTCAATATTTCAAGGCAGGCGGACCTGCGTAAAAGGAAAGGGAGAAGAAAATGA
- a CDS encoding DUF881 domain-containing protein, with translation MKSISEKTMNRILVLVFLVVGIGMALIVKEIGSKDIPAQRTFVNAKTLYNQELEEDNLKVKNEELSKKIAAEQKRLETYEEAQRAIEDEGSVVDTVGQYLDAELENYKMADGSVPIQGPGLVITLEDSDKAIEPGENPNKYLVHNSDVLAVINELKAAGAEGIQLNKMRVTSSSNIDCGGAVINVDDEISSPPFVIEAIGDPESMYIYLNSDESVIQLLKYWEIKVNIEKSEYLLLNKSNKL, from the coding sequence ATGAAGAGTATAAGTGAAAAAACCATGAACCGGATACTGGTCTTGGTCTTTCTGGTGGTTGGCATTGGAATGGCCCTGATCGTTAAGGAGATTGGCTCAAAAGACATCCCGGCCCAGCGTACCTTTGTCAATGCGAAGACCTTATATAACCAGGAGCTTGAGGAGGATAACCTCAAGGTCAAAAATGAGGAGCTCAGCAAAAAAATAGCGGCTGAGCAAAAAAGGCTCGAAACCTACGAGGAGGCCCAGAGGGCCATCGAGGATGAAGGTTCTGTGGTCGATACTGTCGGCCAATATCTGGACGCAGAGCTTGAAAACTATAAAATGGCAGACGGCTCTGTACCCATCCAGGGACCCGGCCTTGTCATCACGCTGGAAGACAGTGACAAAGCCATCGAACCTGGTGAAAACCCTAATAAATACCTGGTGCACAACTCAGATGTGCTGGCAGTCATTAATGAACTGAAGGCAGCCGGCGCGGAGGGAATCCAGCTCAATAAAATGCGCGTGACAAGCAGCAGCAACATCGACTGCGGCGGCGCAGTCATAAATGTGGATGATGAGATATCCTCACCGCCATTTGTGATTGAAGCCATTGGAGACCCTGAATCCATGTATATTTACTTAAATTCTGATGAAAGTGTTATTCAACTGTTGAAATATTGGGAAATAAAGGTTAATATAGAAAAGTCAGAATATTTACTACTCAACAAAAGTAATAAACTGTAA
- a CDS encoding segregation and condensation protein A produces MNSYEVSLEKFEGPLDLLIHLIQKNKIDIYDIPIAEITNQYLAHIEKWRELDMEVASEFVVMASKLLEIKSRMLLPRAKDEEEDEEDLKEKLVRQLIEYKIFKNISIYLEERECAELHAVYKDPEYIPVMTQDAEVEINPEDIFKAYSNIFSLYNDEIEFKDFSQEIVREVFTVEEKIDYIEHQFELNRSGELHFSELFRKKVSRGEVVVTFLALLEMYKINNIRLFQNRVFQEIIIRQRTEE; encoded by the coding sequence ATGAATAGTTACGAAGTCAGTTTAGAGAAATTTGAAGGTCCTCTGGACCTTCTCATTCATTTAATTCAAAAGAATAAAATTGATATCTACGATATTCCCATCGCAGAAATCACAAATCAGTATCTGGCTCATATTGAGAAGTGGCGCGAGCTGGATATGGAGGTTGCCAGTGAGTTTGTGGTTATGGCTTCCAAGCTTTTGGAGATTAAATCCAGAATGCTTCTGCCAAGAGCAAAGGATGAGGAAGAGGACGAAGAAGACCTGAAAGAGAAATTGGTACGCCAGCTTATAGAGTATAAAATCTTTAAAAATATCAGCATTTATCTGGAAGAACGGGAGTGCGCAGAGCTGCATGCCGTCTATAAGGATCCGGAATATATCCCGGTTATGACCCAGGACGCCGAGGTTGAGATCAACCCTGAGGATATTTTTAAAGCATACTCCAACATATTTTCCCTATACAACGATGAGATTGAGTTCAAAGATTTTTCTCAGGAGATTGTAAGGGAAGTTTTTACTGTAGAGGAAAAAATTGATTACATCGAGCACCAGTTTGAGCTCAATCGCTCTGGAGAACTCCATTTTTCAGAGCTGTTCAGAAAAAAAGTCAGCCGGGGAGAAGTTGTTGTAACCTTTCTGGCGCTTTTGGAGATGTATAAAATTAATAACATACGGCTTTTTCAGAACCGTGTATTTCAGGAAATTATCATCAGACAGAGGACAGAGGAATAA
- a CDS encoding DUF881 domain-containing protein yields MKRKGSLAIALICIFVGVLIILQMKTVDQLGGTVDSERAGDLAAEVKALENKNDELNNQLEDLEKQLANYESDAAGTDDVIKKKQKELEKERVLAGVTDVTGSGLVITIDTDSTDYDASLYSKSSDLLLSLVNELNAAGAEAISINGERLINTSEIRQAGSYININRNKYGAPFEVKVIGNPQDLSAAIKMRAGVVDVMQSNKLKVSISQEDNVLVKAYSGVIDLKYAKPASGSGSDE; encoded by the coding sequence TTGAAGCGAAAAGGCAGTTTAGCGATTGCGCTAATATGTATTTTTGTGGGTGTTTTGATTATCCTTCAGATGAAAACAGTCGACCAGTTGGGCGGGACGGTTGATTCCGAGCGCGCCGGCGACCTGGCTGCTGAGGTAAAAGCCCTTGAAAACAAAAATGACGAGCTGAACAACCAGCTCGAGGATCTCGAAAAACAGCTGGCTAACTATGAATCGGATGCCGCTGGAACCGATGATGTCATAAAGAAAAAACAGAAGGAGCTGGAGAAGGAACGCGTGCTTGCAGGTGTGACGGATGTGACGGGTTCAGGCCTGGTCATCACCATTGATACCGACAGCACAGATTACGACGCGTCCCTCTATTCCAAAAGCTCCGATCTGCTGCTCTCACTGGTAAACGAGCTGAACGCAGCAGGCGCCGAAGCCATTTCCATCAATGGCGAACGTTTGATTAATACTTCGGAGATCCGCCAGGCGGGCTCCTATATTAATATTAACCGTAACAAATACGGTGCACCCTTTGAGGTGAAAGTCATTGGCAATCCTCAGGATCTCTCCGCGGCCATCAAAATGCGGGCCGGTGTTGTGGATGTCATGCAGTCCAATAAGCTGAAGGTTTCTATTTCACAGGAAGACAATGTTCTTGTGAAGGCCTACAGCGGTGTGATTGACTTAAAGTATGCCAAGCCGGCCTCAGGCAGTGGGTCCGATGAATAG
- the nrdR gene encoding transcriptional regulator NrdR: MKCPFCDYDESKVVDSRPVEEGTMIRRRRECIRCAKRFTTYERIENIPLIVVKKGGQRVPFDKNKILNGMIKACEKRPVPIDNIQRVVDLMEKELYQVEDKEVESSYIGERVMDALKDIDQVAYVRFASVYREFKDVESFMDELNRLMSER; this comes from the coding sequence ATGAAGTGTCCCTTTTGTGATTATGACGAAAGCAAAGTAGTTGATTCACGACCTGTTGAAGAAGGCACTATGATTCGTAGAAGAAGGGAGTGTATCCGGTGCGCCAAAAGGTTTACGACCTATGAGCGGATTGAAAACATTCCCTTGATCGTTGTTAAAAAGGGCGGTCAGCGTGTACCCTTTGATAAAAATAAAATTTTAAACGGGATGATCAAAGCCTGTGAGAAACGTCCGGTGCCCATCGACAACATCCAGCGTGTTGTTGATTTGATGGAAAAGGAGCTTTATCAGGTTGAAGATAAAGAGGTGGAATCATCCTACATTGGAGAGCGCGTCATGGATGCGCTTAAGGATATCGATCAGGTGGCCTACGTTCGTTTTGCATCAGTTTATCGTGAGTTTAAGGATGTTGAGTCTTTTATGGATGAACTGAACCGCCTTATGTCTGAACGCTGA